Proteins encoded in a region of the Quercus lobata isolate SW786 chromosome 8, ValleyOak3.0 Primary Assembly, whole genome shotgun sequence genome:
- the LOC115956580 gene encoding uncharacterized protein K02A2.6-like, which produces MKKFVEVTQEEDLYLTEPLLRDTSGRECKRKHRSPFPKAVGNKKYLLVGTDYFTKWVETEPLANIRDVDVKRFIWNNIITRFGVPYTLISDNGPQFDSKAFRRYCCDLEIKNRYSTPAYPQENGQVETINKVIVNGLKKEVGRCKEKMGGRVATCPMGPRL; this is translated from the exons ATGAAgaaatttgtggaagtcacacaggaggaagatcttTATCTTACCGAGCCATTACTCAGGGATACTAGTGGCCGGGAATGCAAAAGGAAGCACCGGA GTCCTTTCCCTAAGGCAGTAGGAAACAAAAAGTATCTgttggtcggcacagactatttcaccaaatgggtcgaaACTGAACCTTTGGCTAATATCAGAGATGTGGATGTCAAGAGGTTTATTTGGAATAACATCATTACTCGATTTGGGGTCCCCTATACTCTCATCTCGGATAATGGCCctcagtttgatagcaaagcttTCAGGAGGTACTGTTGTGATCTGGaaataaagaatagatattccactccggcCTATCCACAAGAGAATGGGCAAGTCGAAACTATCAATAAGGTTATAGTGAATGGACTTAAAAAAGAGGTTGGTCGATGCAAAGagaagatgggtggaagagttgCCACATgtcctatggggccgaggctgtaA